Proteins co-encoded in one Malus domestica chromosome 09, GDT2T_hap1 genomic window:
- the LOC103411114 gene encoding glycerophosphodiester phosphodiesterase GDPD1, chloroplastic-like has translation MALKAVHVSDVPNLDQVPENASMALYSSRFAKGAEMNRAAPRIPRFLVIGHRGNGMNALQSSDRRMRAIKENSIMSFNAAARFPIDFVEFDVQVTKDDCPVIFHDDFILSEENGTVFQRRINELSLSEFLNYGPQREPGKEGKTQLRKTKDGKIVKWDVENDDPLCTLQEAFEQVDPSLGFNIELKFDDNIVYQEDYLFRVLQSVFQVVFECGRDRPIIFSSFQPDAALLVKKLQNTYPVFFLTNGGTELYYDVRRNSLEEAIKLCSEGGLQGIVSEVKGVLRNPGAVTKIKEAKLSLLTYGKLNNVPEAVYMQYLMGVEGVIVDFVKEITEAVSDMIKPLGGAEEDGGKRLLEEDRPMQVKSKPEFSERELSFLLKLIPELIQL, from the exons ATGGCTCTCAAGGCCGTCCACGTCTCCGACGTCCCGAATCTCGATCAGGTGCCGGAAAATGCTTCTATGGCGCTCTACTCCTCCCGGTTCGCCAAAG GTGCGGAGATGAATCGGGCGGCACCGCGGATACCCAGGTTTCTAGTGATCGGACACAGAGGGAACGGAATGAACGCGCTACAGTCGTCCGATCGGAGAATGAGAGCCATTAAAGAGAACTCCATCATGTCCTTCAACGCCGCCGCCAGATTCCCCATCGATTTCGTCGAATTCGATGTTCAG GTAACCAAAGATGACTGTCCGGTCATTTTCCACGACGACTTCATCCTCTCCGAAGAAAAT GGGACTGTGTTTCAGAGGAGAATTAACGAACTGAGTCTGTCCGAATTCCTAAATTATGGTCCGCAAAGAGAGCcagggaaggaaggaaagacaCAGTTGAGGAAAACCAAAGATGGTAAAATAGTAAAATGGGATGTCGAAAATGATGACCCCCTCTGCACGCTCCAAGAGGCCTTTGAGCAGGTCGATCCGTCTCTCGGCTTCAACATCGAGCTGAAATTCGATGATAACATTGTTTACCAGGAGGACTATCTCTTCCGCGTCCTTCAGTCCGTCTTCCAA GTGGTGTTTGAGTGTGGCAGAGATAGGCCGATCATTTTCTCAAGCTTCCAACCTGATGCGGCCCTGTTGGTTAAAAAGTTGCAGAACACCTACCCT gtatttttcttaacaaatggTGGGACTGAGCTTTACTATGATGTGCGAAGGAATTCTTTGGAGGAGGCGATAAAACTGTGTTCGGAGGGTGGTTTACAAGGTATTGTGTCGGAGGTTAAAGGCGTGTTGAGAAATCCCGGGGCGGTAACCAAGATCAAAGAGGCCAAGCTTTCACTCCTAACTTACGGCAAATTGAA CAATGTGCCGGAAGCAGTTTACATGCAATACCTAATGGGGGTCGAGGGAGTGATAGTGGATTTTGTGAAAGAGATCACGGAGGCGGTGTCGGATATGATTAAGCCATTAGGTGGGGCGGAGGAAGACGGGGGGAAGCGTTTGTTGGAAGAAGACAGGCCAATGCAGGTGAAATCAAAGCCGGAGTTCTCAGAGAGGGAGCTTTCTTTTCTATTGAAGCTGATTCCGGAGTTGATACAGCTTTGA